A window of the Amycolatopsis solani genome harbors these coding sequences:
- a CDS encoding class I SAM-dependent methyltransferase, which produces MGLRENFRAGLARQLGHPSGLRGRVVGAMLNRRNREAVVKAVAALELTGGETALDIGFGGGLGLGLLLPSAARVHGVDISATMLDRARGTFRDEIAAGRLVLDEGSMTALPLGDASVDAIVSTNTIYFVADLDAALAEVARVLTPGGRFVLGIGDPDLMARSRMLTDNGFRIRPVAEIETALAAAGLSLRKHERFTHGGLGFHLLSTAK; this is translated from the coding sequence ATGGGACTTCGCGAGAATTTCCGAGCCGGGCTCGCCCGGCAGCTCGGCCACCCTAGCGGCCTGCGGGGCCGGGTCGTCGGCGCGATGCTCAACCGCCGGAACCGCGAGGCCGTGGTGAAAGCGGTCGCCGCGCTCGAGCTGACCGGCGGCGAAACGGCACTGGACATCGGGTTCGGCGGCGGCCTCGGCCTCGGCCTGCTGCTGCCGTCCGCCGCCCGCGTGCACGGGGTGGACATCTCGGCGACGATGCTCGACCGGGCCCGGGGAACCTTCCGCGACGAGATCGCGGCCGGGCGGCTCGTGCTCGACGAGGGCTCGATGACAGCGCTGCCCCTCGGGGACGCTTCGGTCGACGCGATCGTGTCGACGAACACGATCTACTTCGTCGCGGACCTGGACGCCGCGCTCGCCGAGGTCGCGCGGGTGCTCACCCCCGGCGGGCGGTTCGTGCTCGGCATCGGCGACCCGGACCTGATGGCGCGGTCGCGGATGCTGACCGACAACGGCTTCCGCATCCGGCCGGTCGCCGAGATCGAAACCGCGCTGGCCGCGGCGGGGCTGAGCTTGCGCAAGCACGAGCGGTTCACCCACGGCGGCCTCGGCTTCCACCTGCTGAGCACCGCGAAATGA
- a CDS encoding SDR family oxidoreductase: MAKTAVVTGAGSGIGRAVARALLEDGWSVALAGRRAAALEETAEGFEGALVVPTDVADEQSVDALFAAVREAWGRLDLLVNNAGIGAAGTIADLSVADWKRTVDVNLTGMFLCAREAVRLMKDQDPRGGRIVNNGSISAHAPRPASVAYTATKHAVTGLTRSISLDGRAWNVACGQIDIGNAATEMTERMAAGIPQADGRILAEPTFDVRHVADAVRYMAGLPLDANVQFLTVTATTMPFIGRG, encoded by the coding sequence ATGGCGAAGACGGCGGTGGTCACCGGGGCCGGATCGGGGATCGGGCGGGCGGTGGCGCGGGCCCTGCTCGAGGACGGCTGGTCCGTCGCGCTGGCCGGGCGCCGGGCCGCCGCCCTCGAGGAAACCGCCGAGGGCTTCGAGGGCGCGCTCGTCGTCCCCACCGACGTCGCCGACGAGCAGTCGGTCGATGCGCTCTTCGCGGCCGTCCGCGAGGCGTGGGGACGGCTCGACCTGCTCGTCAACAACGCCGGCATCGGCGCGGCCGGGACGATCGCCGACCTGTCCGTCGCGGACTGGAAGCGGACCGTGGACGTCAACCTGACCGGCATGTTCCTCTGCGCCCGCGAAGCCGTGCGGCTGATGAAGGACCAGGACCCCCGCGGCGGCCGGATCGTCAACAACGGCTCGATCTCCGCCCACGCGCCGCGGCCCGCGAGCGTCGCCTACACGGCCACCAAGCACGCGGTCACCGGGCTCACCCGGTCGATTTCGCTGGACGGCCGCGCCTGGAACGTCGCCTGCGGCCAGATCGACATCGGCAACGCGGCGACGGAGATGACCGAACGCATGGCGGCGGGCATTCCCCAGGCGGACGGCCGGATCCTCGCGGAGCCGACGTTCGACGTCCGGCACGTCGCCGACGCGGTGCGGTACATGGCGGGGCTGCCGCTGGACGCGAACGTCCAGTTCCTCACCGTCACGGCGACGACGATGCCGTTCATCGGCCGCGGCTAG
- a CDS encoding NACHT domain-containing protein produces the protein MAATFALAGFLAKQFLGEGAKHLGQRFWPAVFRSRRRTLTRRELRRYTAGVKKTCDSHALGFLATSKVTVSEVYVPLQSEVDGRREDIYGSIRHRTRTVVLGPAGAGKSMLLKYSMVKWADRPADFARVPVFVELFRRNRGADSPRDLVAGALGRCGVKKPERFLDRALADGLLSVFFDGLDEIVTDRRAEVTQELKEFAEKWPGCQIVVTCREAVYDYELRPDFDHEVRVAGFDDAAIRRFLRLWFTSKRAERDARYEVERMMAGLRASPPVLLLARTPLLLTMIASLHDADPGVGPVLPGSRAEFYEMAVQHLLRRDSELGRTRGLATYKAGHKAMALRSIALQAQGAMAPGTDRRTVSEAELLANITRVLARFNLDAAHAAALLEEIVDRSGLLVRVDEGNLLYEFPHLTLQEYLAAMELADSPERLLALYEENPGRWRETVKLWCGGAHRDCTPVVAKIFDGDERGKLLALECLAEARQIDEALAESVLRHFETALRGAATGDTPGTVALGAVAADPGPRGKALLRRLTQAALQRQGFAIHALAATRLRGAVETLSDLATWVPAARVALRATGELAIPVLAERAKTGSLEAVDDIAAIGTASAGLALAGLLWDESDVAVRAAWRLAVLVRSPDVEDELLRAEAGNPASRRHDWLWVPFAPGRAGRLTEVMGRVGYLIDDRLATRMPDDGAGVDPRLAMPIGVLGASRQYDRTKLTRLDLDLERAARSLGIPVREYLRNDDLLVAIHRADPARSRRLAQLLFARAGVGIGYRNLLDTLPAAVLVRLVVRLSAPGFRADETQWQTFDHDPKAPVVLRPVALFAMVASLLGPYLLGAVRATGSATGWWPWTAPWIGWATSVAALGFLLFLLVSFSTTTFRWLAATVAELLPALDVQRVALAWGGFFLVLSLPGVVAYAVTSLLDWIGPTALVPGALVVAALTIFLGRLLDRRVREIANPFRDLRSFDESVLRARSTVIAGREAR, from the coding sequence GTGGCCGCGACTTTCGCGCTCGCCGGTTTTCTGGCCAAGCAATTCCTCGGCGAAGGCGCGAAACACCTCGGACAGCGTTTCTGGCCCGCCGTGTTCCGCAGCCGGCGCCGGACGCTGACCAGGCGCGAACTGCGGCGGTACACCGCCGGCGTGAAGAAGACCTGCGACAGCCACGCGCTCGGCTTCCTGGCGACCAGCAAGGTCACGGTCAGCGAGGTCTACGTCCCGCTCCAGAGCGAGGTGGACGGCCGCCGCGAAGACATCTACGGGAGCATCCGGCACCGGACCCGGACGGTCGTCCTCGGCCCGGCGGGCGCGGGAAAGTCGATGCTGCTGAAGTACTCCATGGTGAAGTGGGCCGACCGGCCCGCCGACTTCGCGCGCGTCCCCGTGTTCGTCGAACTGTTCCGCCGCAACCGCGGCGCGGACAGCCCGCGGGACCTCGTCGCGGGCGCGCTCGGCCGGTGCGGGGTGAAGAAACCGGAGCGGTTCCTGGATCGCGCGCTGGCGGACGGCCTGCTGAGCGTGTTCTTCGACGGCCTCGACGAAATCGTGACCGACCGCCGGGCCGAAGTCACGCAAGAACTCAAGGAGTTCGCCGAGAAGTGGCCCGGCTGCCAGATCGTCGTCACCTGCCGGGAGGCGGTTTACGATTACGAACTGCGACCGGATTTCGACCACGAGGTCCGGGTGGCCGGTTTCGACGACGCCGCCATCCGCCGGTTCCTGAGGCTGTGGTTCACCTCGAAACGGGCCGAGCGCGACGCGCGGTACGAGGTCGAGCGGATGATGGCCGGGTTGCGGGCGAGCCCGCCCGTCCTGCTGCTGGCCCGGACCCCGCTGCTGCTCACGATGATCGCCTCGCTGCACGACGCGGATCCCGGGGTCGGGCCGGTGCTGCCGGGCTCGCGCGCCGAGTTCTACGAAATGGCCGTGCAGCACCTGCTGCGCCGGGACTCCGAGCTGGGACGCACGCGCGGCCTGGCCACCTACAAGGCCGGCCACAAGGCGATGGCCCTGCGGTCCATCGCGCTCCAGGCCCAGGGCGCCATGGCGCCGGGCACCGATCGCCGGACCGTGTCGGAAGCCGAGTTGCTCGCGAACATCACCCGGGTGCTCGCCCGGTTCAACCTGGACGCGGCGCACGCCGCCGCGTTGCTCGAGGAGATCGTCGACCGCAGCGGTCTGCTGGTGCGCGTGGACGAAGGGAACCTGCTCTACGAATTCCCGCACCTGACGCTCCAGGAGTACCTGGCCGCGATGGAACTCGCGGACAGCCCCGAGCGGCTGCTGGCGCTGTACGAGGAGAACCCCGGCCGCTGGCGCGAGACGGTCAAGCTCTGGTGCGGTGGCGCCCACCGCGACTGCACGCCGGTCGTGGCGAAGATCTTCGACGGCGACGAACGCGGCAAGCTCCTGGCCCTCGAATGCCTGGCCGAGGCGCGGCAGATCGACGAGGCACTGGCCGAGTCGGTGCTCCGGCACTTCGAGACGGCGCTTCGCGGCGCCGCCACCGGCGACACCCCCGGCACGGTCGCGCTGGGAGCGGTCGCGGCCGACCCGGGACCGCGCGGGAAGGCGCTGCTCAGGCGCCTGACCCAGGCCGCGCTGCAGCGGCAGGGGTTCGCGATCCACGCGCTGGCCGCGACGCGGCTGCGGGGGGCGGTCGAGACGCTGAGCGATCTGGCGACGTGGGTCCCCGCCGCGCGAGTGGCCCTGCGGGCGACCGGGGAGCTCGCGATCCCGGTGCTCGCCGAACGCGCGAAAACGGGATCGCTCGAAGCCGTCGACGACATCGCCGCGATCGGGACGGCCTCGGCCGGCCTGGCACTGGCCGGGCTGCTGTGGGACGAAAGCGATGTCGCCGTGCGGGCCGCGTGGCGCCTGGCCGTGCTGGTGCGCAGCCCGGACGTCGAGGACGAACTGCTTCGCGCCGAGGCCGGGAACCCGGCGAGCCGGCGGCACGACTGGCTGTGGGTGCCGTTCGCCCCCGGCCGCGCCGGGCGGCTCACCGAGGTCATGGGCCGGGTCGGCTACCTGATCGACGATCGGCTCGCGACGAGGATGCCGGACGACGGCGCCGGGGTCGACCCGCGGCTCGCCATGCCGATCGGGGTGCTGGGCGCGTCCCGGCAGTACGACCGGACGAAGCTGACGAGGCTCGATCTCGACCTCGAGCGCGCCGCCCGGTCGCTCGGCATCCCGGTCCGGGAGTACCTGCGGAACGACGATCTGCTGGTGGCGATCCACCGGGCGGACCCCGCGCGGTCGCGCCGGCTCGCGCAGCTCCTCTTCGCACGGGCCGGCGTGGGCATCGGCTACCGGAACCTGCTCGACACGCTGCCCGCCGCCGTCCTGGTGCGGCTGGTGGTCAGGCTGTCCGCGCCCGGGTTCCGCGCCGACGAAACCCAGTGGCAGACCTTCGACCACGACCCGAAGGCACCGGTCGTCCTCCGGCCGGTGGCGCTCTTCGCCATGGTGGCCTCGCTGCTGGGGCCGTACCTGCTGGGCGCCGTGCGGGCGACGGGAAGCGCGACCGGCTGGTGGCCGTGGACGGCGCCGTGGATCGGGTGGGCCACGTCGGTCGCGGCCCTGGGGTTCCTGCTCTTCCTCCTCGTCAGCTTCTCGACCACCACGTTCCGCTGGCTCGCCGCGACGGTCGCGGAACTCCTGCCGGCGCTGGACGTCCAGCGGGTGGCCCTCGCCTGGGGCGGTTTCTTCCTCGTCCTTTCGCTGCCCGGTGTGGTGGCGTACGCGGTGACGTCGCTCCTGGACTGGATCGGGCCGACGGCGCTGGTGCCGGGAGCGCTCGTCGTGGCCGCGCTGACGATCTTCCTCGGGCGGCTCCTCGACCGCCGGGTGCGTGAGATCGCCAATCCGTTCCGCGACTTGCGCAGCTTCGACGAAAGCGTGCTCCGCGCCCGGTCGACGGTCATCGCCGGCCGGGAAGCGCGCTAG
- a CDS encoding SDR family oxidoreductase, with amino-acid sequence MKRKTALVAGANGIIGRNLVEHLRADGGWDVTGLSRRGGPGSIAVDLLDAADTRAKLSGLDGTTHLFYAAYQDKPTWAELVPPNLAMLTNFVDAAVAAAPGLEHVSMMQGYKVYGAHLGPFKTPARETDAGHLPPEFNVDQQQFLERRAGSWTWSAIRPSVVGGTALGNPMNLALVIAVYASISKELGVPLRFPGKPGAYDSLLEMTDAGLLASATVWATGRQGAFNIANGDLFRWRELWPKLAAYFDLEVAPPLRMSLVDVMADKAPLWTSMAARHGLSASYADVSSSWAFADFVFGWDYDVFADTSKSRRAGFHEYVETEQMFYRLFDEFRKARVIP; translated from the coding sequence ATGAAGCGCAAGACAGCACTCGTCGCCGGGGCCAACGGGATCATCGGCCGGAACCTCGTCGAGCACCTGCGAGCCGACGGCGGCTGGGACGTCACCGGCCTCTCCCGCCGGGGCGGCCCAGGCTCGATAGCCGTCGACCTCCTCGACGCCGCCGACACGCGGGCGAAACTGAGCGGACTGGACGGCACGACGCACCTGTTCTACGCCGCCTACCAGGACAAACCGACGTGGGCCGAGCTGGTCCCGCCGAACCTGGCGATGCTGACCAACTTCGTCGACGCAGCGGTTGCGGCCGCGCCCGGCCTCGAGCACGTCAGCATGATGCAGGGCTACAAGGTCTACGGCGCCCACCTCGGCCCGTTCAAAACCCCGGCGCGCGAGACCGACGCGGGACACCTGCCGCCGGAGTTTAACGTCGACCAGCAGCAGTTCCTCGAGCGGCGCGCGGGATCGTGGACGTGGTCGGCGATCCGCCCCTCGGTGGTCGGCGGCACGGCACTGGGCAACCCGATGAACCTCGCGCTGGTGATCGCGGTGTACGCGTCCATCTCGAAGGAACTGGGCGTGCCCCTGCGGTTCCCCGGCAAGCCCGGCGCGTACGACAGCCTCCTGGAGATGACGGACGCGGGTCTCCTCGCCTCGGCGACGGTCTGGGCGACGGGCCGCCAGGGCGCGTTCAACATCGCGAACGGCGACCTGTTCCGCTGGCGCGAACTGTGGCCGAAACTGGCGGCGTACTTCGACCTGGAAGTCGCGCCACCACTGCGGATGTCCCTGGTGGACGTCATGGCGGACAAAGCTCCACTGTGGACGTCGATGGCCGCCCGCCACGGGTTGTCGGCGTCCTACGCGGACGTTTCTTCATCGTGGGCGTTCGCCGACTTCGTGTTCGGCTGGGACTACGACGTGTTCGCGGACACGTCGAAGTCGCGCCGGGCGGGGTTCCACGAGTACGTGGAGACGGAGCAGATGTTCTACCGGCTCTTCGACGAATTCCGGAAGGCGCGCGTGATCCCCTAG
- a CDS encoding LysR family transcriptional regulator: MTSLRQLEYLVTVVDTGSFTRAAEQLHVTQPALSHQMRALERGLGGPLLERLPRAVRLTPMGRAMLPHARAALADAERARCAARLASGTTAGELQVATVYSVSLGVLPPALRVWRRDRPEVDVRLIEFRHADELREAMAAGEADVALGPRPGDWTGPVRELGVEEFVVVLPADGASEDDETGVVDLATLADCAWVHYAPGNGLAELVDATCAAAGFRPRAAVRTEQTAAAPILAAAGLGPALVPANVLPARFDGRVLRPSVPVQRPLVAYTRAAPDPLTSAFIETLAEHATV; the protein is encoded by the coding sequence ATGACAAGCCTGCGGCAGCTGGAGTACCTGGTCACGGTGGTCGACACCGGCTCGTTCACCCGCGCCGCCGAGCAACTGCACGTGACACAGCCGGCGTTGTCGCACCAGATGCGGGCCCTGGAACGCGGCCTCGGCGGGCCGCTGCTCGAACGACTGCCGCGGGCCGTCCGGCTCACGCCGATGGGCCGCGCGATGCTCCCGCACGCGCGGGCGGCGCTGGCCGACGCCGAGCGCGCGCGGTGCGCGGCCCGGCTCGCCTCCGGGACGACGGCGGGCGAGCTGCAGGTCGCGACGGTGTACTCGGTGAGCCTCGGCGTGCTGCCGCCCGCGCTGCGCGTGTGGCGGCGCGACCGGCCCGAGGTCGACGTCCGGCTGATCGAGTTCCGGCACGCCGACGAGCTGCGCGAAGCGATGGCGGCGGGCGAGGCCGACGTGGCGCTCGGCCCGCGGCCGGGCGACTGGACCGGGCCGGTGCGGGAGCTGGGCGTCGAGGAGTTCGTCGTGGTACTGCCCGCCGACGGCGCTTCGGAGGACGACGAGACGGGCGTGGTCGACCTGGCGACGCTGGCGGACTGCGCGTGGGTGCACTACGCGCCGGGCAACGGCCTGGCGGAGCTGGTCGACGCGACCTGCGCGGCAGCGGGTTTCCGCCCCCGCGCGGCGGTCCGCACCGAGCAGACGGCGGCGGCCCCGATCCTGGCCGCAGCCGGCCTCGGCCCGGCGTTGGTCCCGGCGAACGTCCTGCCCGCCCGTTTCGACGGCCGGGTGCTGCGCCCGAGCGTGCCGGTCCAGCGGCCGCTGGTCGCGTACACACGCGCGGCCCCGGACCCGCTGACCAGCGCGTTCATCGAAACCCTGGCCGAGCACGCGACGGTCTAG